gattgatgtcttggtctgacgataaaatgtttatatatatatatatatatatatacaagatagaaattctactataCTTGTGAAGTAACCACACTTATATTAGTGGAGTGACCACCTCATTGAGGGTACGCAGTggtgataataaagagttattatcaagAGCAGAtattataagttgaaactctctataaagaaaaagttacaagatttataattaaaaaaataagttacaaGATTTAAATGCTAATAACTCTCTATAAAGAGTTATTagcatttaaagaaaatataatgtgataagATTCTGATTGTGTAAACATAGAAGGTTTAATAGGAAATCCATATAAGATTTAAACTCAATTTATATAAGAATAATGACCGGGTAAAATGTGATCTTTCAAAAGAACTCCTGTTTGTTTTGAACATTAAGGGTAAGTTTGgtaagtatttttcttcttcttactcTCTGTTTTGTTACACGTACACACTGtttgaactaaaattctaagttgaaaacacgatttcaattcaaaaaatggGTTTATAACAATGTGTTTAACAAACATTACTTATTACGTTATGAGACTTGATTCATGTGTTGGAAGTATAGTTTAAAAATTGTCCAGGTTGTTAACAAAGTTACAAAgcaatatcaataatatatcaGTAAAACAAGATATGCTCAGATTAACTTATAAGTAAAATAGACAAgtgaaaaaatgtataaaattaagGATTAAGTAAAACTTATCGCCGAGACACGGAACTAAATTCGCTATCCTTAAGAAGCGATTTCGCCTCCATTGGAATGAATCTGTCGGTGCAAATGGCGCAAGCGGTTGCTCTTCAGGATACAACAACAACTTTGTTAATATGCACTCACAAACAGAGTTTCGAACTCATCACaaattccccaaaaaaaaaaattcaataaaagaCAGAGGAGCAAAAGTATCAAAGTAATAtctgtttttattgttttcaactAATCTcatatctgcagaatttttacTATATTCTAGGATGTGGATGTATTAAAAAAGTCTTTGATCGCAACTATATCGATGGTTTAGTTTTACTCTTTGAATTATGACAAGATAATTTTGGtgaaaaaggaattaaaaaaggAACCTACTAGATCCGAGCTAGGATTAGAAGCCTTACGAATTGGTTAACTCCAAAGGGTTTTGGTTGTTACACATCCACTATTTCACCTCCTTTTTTTCATAGTTACTTTTATGTGTTATATGAACAAATgtgaaagaatatttttttttcaccccaAATTCATCCGCAAAACTCACAAAAACATCTCAAGCCGCCCGGGTTCAAAGTTCAACCAATGCGCAAAAATTCACGTTGAAATCATATAAATTAGAGTCGGCATGACTTACAGATTGCATAGGTTTGTCTTCAATTTCCCTAGTGAAAACCTATGGACGCTACCTTAAGTCATGGGCGAACTAGACTGGTTACTTCATCTCAGCCTCACACGTTCTTAAATTgaatacaaaacaaaagtctATTCAACATAATACAATTACAGTCATTCCAGAGAACCCGTTGTTGTAAATATACCAAATTCCTCGATCGTTATGTTTCTCCAACGAAATAGCGACCTTGGTGCCGTATAAAAGACTCTAACGATCACCAGGACAATAAGTATTCCTACTGAAAAGTCCAAGCCTTCactaaaagaaaatgacaaaaaaaaaaatttccaagccAAGTTTCCCCGCATGGACCGCATTGATATCCGCAACCACGTATAAGCTTCTATATATACCCAACCAAGttcttcaaattattattaCCATACCACATTAAAGTTCATCATACTTGTTAGTTCTTATATACCACCAATTTAAAGCAACGATATCATACAATGATGAAAACCATGGCACTCTACAGCCTTACCTTGGCCTTCTTTTTCCTATCTGGTATGCCTCCTCACTAATCACTATCCCACATTGCATCGTCCAAAACTCTATCCCTCATCCTCTAGAAGTGCTTGATATACAcccaaaataattacaaaattcttGTTTGTGATGATTCATTTTCTCGAAAAGATCAAAAAACATGCGGTTTTTTTGCCTCATTCATCATCATTGGCAACGCAATAAAGTCATGAAACCCCGCGAAGGAATATAGTTCATGCACATTCTTTTCATCACGagtcttatttatttacttttgataattaaaaataattgcaaacCGTTGAATCATAACCATGCATCATCATGATACGTACGTGTATCTACACGTTAGAATTAATGTTGCATCTGCTACATATATTTGCTGCTTACAATACaggttttgttttcattttcaaaatgatGACAAGGATTTTGGTTTATATATGTTGCATGCAGGTGCTCACTCTGCTAGAATAACTTTCACAAACAACTGTCCATATACCGTCTGGCCAGGAACCTTAACTTCAGATCAAAAACCTCAATTATCAACTACTGGGTTTGAGTTAGCATCTACAGCATCCTCAGCAATAGATGTCCAAGCTCCATGGAAAGGCCGATTCTGGGCCCGAACTCTATGCTCCACAGACAGCTCCGGAAAGTTCAGCTGTGCTACTGCAGAATGTAGCTCTGGTCAAGTTTCATGCAATGGTAACGGTGCAGTTCCGCCAGCTTCTTTGGTAGAAATCAACATAGCCGCCGATGGTGGAATGGACTTTTATGATGTTAGTCTTGTAGATGGGTTCAACTTGCCTGTTTCAGTAGCCACACAAGGTGGAACTGGTGAATGCAAGGCCTCAAGCTGTCCGGCCAATGTGAATGCAGCTTGCCCAGCAGAGCTGCAAGTGAAAGGGTCTGATGGAAGCGTTATTGCTTGCAAGAGTGCTTGTACTGCTTTCAATCAGCCACAGTATTGTTGCACTGGTGCAAATAACACTCCACAAACTTGCCCACCCACAGACTATTCTCGGATCTTTGAGAACCAATGCCCTCAAGCTTATAGCTATGCTTATGATGATCAGAACAGCACATTTACTTGCTCTGGTGCACCCAACTATGTTATCACTTTCTGTCCATGAATTAAGAAGAGGAATTATGTGTTCCCTTCTCTCTAAATAGTAATAAGAAGCTGATCAGTTTCATGTACTGACACATGTATGTATGTGTCAACGaaataattatttgaataataCATAACAAATGGATA
The sequence above is drawn from the Quercus robur chromosome 7, dhQueRobu3.1, whole genome shotgun sequence genome and encodes:
- the LOC126691973 gene encoding thaumatin-like protein 1; this encodes MMKTMALYSLTLAFFFLSGAHSARITFTNNCPYTVWPGTLTSDQKPQLSTTGFELASTASSAIDVQAPWKGRFWARTLCSTDSSGKFSCATAECSSGQVSCNGNGAVPPASLVEINIAADGGMDFYDVSLVDGFNLPVSVATQGGTGECKASSCPANVNAACPAELQVKGSDGSVIACKSACTAFNQPQYCCTGANNTPQTCPPTDYSRIFENQCPQAYSYAYDDQNSTFTCSGAPNYVITFCP